In Chitinophaga nivalis, a single genomic region encodes these proteins:
- a CDS encoding transglutaminase domain-containing protein, whose protein sequence is MHSIMAIDESRYTATQKLLLNILSLLTLLPLAPYINRFVPPLVANGWHIDLVLSVVVSCLLVFILRWVFRPLIIPAFLLVCGLLLINRYTHRYTFSNVINDYKGMVQGNWGAKDSKQLDILSLYPKRVESYRDKTVRGMREKINYRDSVVRNFSVKHSLDYYDEYFYKYGKVTRFLSLFRFINSRFKYVLDSRRDEYFATPQETIQNGLGGDCDDHSILMTSCLQSIGARCRIVLIKGHAYPELYCGNEDEFEVMKQAIITLFPRPVVREIYYHELKGEYWINLDYTARHPGGPYMNDKVYALIEL, encoded by the coding sequence TTGCATAGCATAATGGCCATCGATGAAAGCAGGTATACTGCAACACAGAAATTACTGCTCAATATACTGAGCCTCCTGACACTCTTGCCACTGGCGCCTTATATCAACCGCTTTGTACCACCTCTGGTAGCAAACGGCTGGCATATAGACCTGGTGTTGTCGGTTGTTGTCAGCTGTCTGCTTGTATTTATACTCCGCTGGGTATTCCGGCCCCTCATCATTCCGGCCTTCCTCCTGGTATGTGGCCTGTTGCTGATTAACCGGTATACCCATCGCTATACCTTCTCCAACGTTATCAACGACTATAAAGGAATGGTGCAGGGCAACTGGGGCGCGAAAGACAGCAAACAACTGGACATCCTCAGCTTGTACCCCAAAAGGGTGGAAAGCTATCGCGATAAAACCGTGAGAGGCATGCGGGAAAAAATCAACTACCGGGATTCGGTGGTACGCAACTTTTCCGTTAAACATTCGCTGGACTACTACGATGAATACTTTTATAAATATGGTAAGGTAACGCGCTTCCTCTCGCTCTTCCGTTTTATCAACAGTCGTTTTAAATATGTGCTGGATTCCCGCAGGGATGAATACTTTGCCACACCACAGGAAACCATCCAAAACGGTTTGGGCGGCGACTGCGACGACCATTCCATTTTAATGACTTCCTGCCTGCAATCTATTGGCGCACGCTGCCGCATCGTACTGATCAAAGGACACGCGTATCCCGAACTATATTGTGGCAACGAAGATGAATTTGAAGTCATGAAACAGGCCATCATCACACTTTTCCCCAGGCCTGTGGTGAGAGAAATATACTATCACGAGCTGAAAGGCGAGTACTGGATTAACCTCGATTATACGGCCCGTCACCCCGGCGGCCCCTATATGAATGATAAAGTTTATGCACTGATTGAGCTCTGA